A single window of Salminus brasiliensis chromosome 18, fSalBra1.hap2, whole genome shotgun sequence DNA harbors:
- the LOC140539440 gene encoding uncharacterized protein, with protein MELSQSQKRTYKTAERNEAPLQIITWNINGKVADAAVTELTEHLVVKSESEIIPDVVFLQETRSVEMPEKIVRDWYAYYTQYSTSEKGVAILVNKKRHPNFTPNSQEVDRNGRYVVVQGKLGEQGEDYTLVSVYNHQEDTTTLDLLTPYLQTMAVGTLVIGGDFNTTFGINDRAKELSNEKLKCYEPNERNPQHGKLRMCVEKFMRSLQLVDVFRGKNGYGLFDETCFTYRRSEQNQKKSSQEETSQDESSKEETSQDESSKEETSQNIVGRLSRLDYFFIPEEWMGSVKGCEILYKIKRGTLQRQASVSRNRDYLFPLPDHCPLLLQLDFNLLPTSQLPEVDIDPAIQSLKKMDIDEDDQPELYENITGVEIAAAIQSLNLMDIRGRPGRPLSKYKNLNPEEMKQLKQNFNHYINTKSLPANFSSPKVIYGHYFFNVEYLIFATILAWRLEDWSWEEETSQQTDIEDWPQLQSSIRKKINNHPGTSDFDIIEKMLINETTNRIRLHKGCPLSRTLRKLFPKLRTEGS; from the exons ATGGAGCTCTCCCAAAGCCAAAAGAG AACCTACAAAACTGCAGAAAGAAATGAAGCTCCGCTCCAAATCATCACCTGGAACATAAACGGAAAAGTTGCAGATGCTGCCGTTACAGAACTAACAGAACATCTAGTGGTAAAGTCAGAATCAGAGATCATCCCTGATGTTGTTTTCTTGCAAGAAACACGTAGTGTGGAGATGCCAGAGAAGATTGTACGGGATTGGTATGCGTACTACACTCAGTACAGCACCAGCGAGAAAGGAGTGGCCATTTTAGTGAACAAAAAAAGACATCCAAATTTCACACCTAACAGCCAGGAAGTCGACAGGAACGGGCGTTACGTCGTCGTGCAGGGTAAACTAGGTGAGCAAGGTGAGGACTACACACTGGTGAGTGTGTACAACCATCAAGAAGACACCACAACTCTAGACCTGCTCACACCGTATCTGCAGACAATGGCAGTGGGAACGTTGGTGATTGGAGGAGATTTCAACACCACGTTTGGGATCAATGACCGAGCTAAAGAGTTATCCAATGAGAAGTTAAAGTGCTATGAACCGAACGAGAGGAACCCTCAACATGGGAAACTCAGAATGTGTGTGGAAAAATTTATGAGGAGTCTTCAGCTGGTCGACGTCTTTAGAGGGAAAAATGGTTATGGGCTTTTTGATGAAACATGCTTCACATATAGAAGaagtgaacagaaccaaaagAAGTCGAGCCAAGAGGAGACGAGCCAGGACGAGTCGAGCAAAGAGGAGACGAGCCAGGACGAGTCGAGCAAAGAGGAGACGAGCCAAAACATTGTAGGCCGTCTGTCTAGACTGGACTACTTTTTTATCCCTGAGGAATGGATGGGCTCAGTCAAAGGATGTGAAATTTTGTACAAGATAAAAAGAGGAACTCTACAAAGACAGGCTTCAGTGTCCCGGAACAGAGATTATCTCTTTCCGCTACCGGACCATTGTCCTCTGTTGCTGCAGCTGGACTTTAACCTCCTTCCAACCTCCCAACTGCCAGAGGTTGACATTGACCCAGCCATTCAGTCTCTGAAGAAGATGGACATTGATGAGGATGATCAACCGGAACTGTATGAAAACATCACTGGGGTTGAGATTGCAGCAGCCATTCAGTCTCTTAATCTGATGGACATACGTGgtagacctggtagaccactcTCCAAGTACAAGAACCTCAATCCTGAGGAAATGAAGCAATTAAAGCAAAATTTCAaccattacatcaacacaaAATCACTGCCAGCAAATTTCAGTTCTCCAAAGGTCATATATGGCCACTACTTTTTCAATGTGGAGTATCTCATCTTTGCAACAATCCTAGCCTGGCGCTTAGAAGACTGGAGCTGGGAAGAGGAGACCTCACAGCAAACGGACATCGAAGATTGGCCTCAGTTACAAAGCAGCATTcggaaaaaaataaacaatcatCCAGGCACAAGTGACTTCGACATCATAGAAAAGATGCTCATCAATGAAACAACAAACCGCATTAGGCTGCATAAGGGCTGTCCTTTAAGTCGTACCCTGCGGAAACTTTTCCCCAAACTACGTACAGAAGGATCCTGA
- the naga gene encoding alpha-N-acetylgalactosaminidase, which produces MQRTTVVLLLAFSAATFALDNGLMRTPPMGWLAWERFRCDIDCQDDPKNCISEVLFRDMADRLAEDGWRELGYVYVNIDDCWSSKERDAQGRLQPDPKRFPSGIANLARYVHDRGLKLGIYGDLGTYTCGGYPGTTLDKIKIDAQTFADWGIDMLKLDGCYSNATEQEKGYPLMTKALNATGRPIGYSCSWPAYQGGLPPNVNYTLLGEICNLWRNYGDIQDSWESVLDIVDWFTDHQDILQPAAGPGQWNDPDMLIIGDYGLSMDQSRSQMALWAIMAAPLLMSNDLRTLNSGARAILQNKVAIAINQDPLGIQGRRLIKEKSGIDVFWRPLSDGASALVFFSRRTDMPYRYQTSLKALNYTAGTYKVYDVFTEKPLPELKDATEFVVSVNPTGVVMWYVYPFAKWQEEVESVGFRNERTGSRFYRKEPKAHSPVVL; this is translated from the exons ATGCAGAGAACTACAGTGGTGTTATTGCTGGCCTTCTCAGCAGCCACCTTTGCTCTGGACAATGGCCTGATGAGGACCCCACCTATGGGCTGGCTGGCATGGGAGCGATTCCGCTGCGACATTGACTGCCAGGATGACCCCAAAAACTGTATTAG CGAAGTGCTCTTCAGAGACATGGCAGACAGACTGGCTGAGGATGGATGGCGGGAGCTGGGTTACGTCTACGTGAACATCGACGATTGCTGGTCTTCAAAGGAAAGAGACGCGCAAGGACGACTCCAGCCAGATCCTAAGAG GTTCCCCAGCGGCATTGCTAACCTGGCGCGCTATGTTCATGACCGTGGGCTGAAGCTGGGCATCTATGGTGACCTGGGGACTTACACCTGTGGGGGGTACCCTGGCACCACCTTGGATAAAATCAAAATAGATGCTCAGACCTTCGCTGACTGGGGCATAGACATGCTCAAACTGGACGGCTGCTACTCCAACGCCACAGAGCAGGAAAAAG GCTACCCACTCATGACGAAGGCCCTCAATGCCACCGGCCGACCTATTGGCTATTCATGCAGCTGGCCTGCGTATCAGGGTGGGCTTCCTCCCAAT GTCAACTACACCCTGCTTGGAGAGATCTGCAACCTGTGGCGTAACTATGGCGATATTCAGGACTCATGGGAGAGTGTCTTGGACATTGTGGACTGGTTTACTGACCATCAGGACATTCTGCAGCCTGCTGCTGGACCAGGGCAATGGAATGACCCTGATATG CTGATCATTGGGGATTATGGCCTCAGCATGGACCAGTCACGTTCCCAGATGGCACTGTGGGCAATAATGGCTGCCCCTCTACTCATGTCTAATGATCTGCGGACCCTTAACAGTGGGGCACGTGCTATCCTCCAGAACAAAGTGGCTATTGCCATCAACCAGGACCCGTTAGGTATTCAAGGCAGACGGCTGATCAAG gaAAAGAGCGGCATCGATGTGTTTTGGCGTCCGCTGTCTGATGGGGCAAGTGCTCTGGTCTTCTTCAGCAGAAGAACAGACATGCCATACCGCTACCAGACATCTCTAAAGGCCCTCAACTATACAGCCGGCACTTATAAG GTGTACGATGTGTTCACGGAGAAGCCATTGCCTGAGCTGAAGGATGCCACAGAGTTTGTCGTCTCAGTCAACCCCACAGGAGTGGTCATGTGGTACGTTTACCCATTCGCCAAGTGGCAGGAAGAGGTGGAATCTGTCGGCTTCAGAAACGAACGGACCGGGTCCAGGTTCTATCGGAAGGAGCCCAAAGCCCATTCTCCTGTTGTGCTCTAA